In Altererythrobacter rubellus, the following are encoded in one genomic region:
- a CDS encoding 2-hydroxyacid dehydrogenase — protein MSSDPSKPIKPIDHTPRVIVTRHLMPSVETRMGELFEAEFNSSDTPLTREQLISAMQRADVLVPAVTDRIDADMIAQAGDQLKLIASFGSGTDHIDLEAARAAKIIVTNTPGVFTDDTADIAMAGIIGVPRRIREGVGLVRSGKWTGWAPSGMLGRKLGGKVLGIIGMGRIGQAVAHRARAFGMEIAYYNRKPMPEAVERMLAARYVPDIDTLVAEADILTLHCPMTEDTRGMIDARRIAMMKPGSSIINTARGELIDQEALISALESGHLAGAGLDVYPDEPNVDRRLLKIPNVMTLPHIGSATAEGREASGEKVIANIRFWMDGHRPPDQVLIGL, from the coding sequence ATGTCTAGCGATCCCAGTAAACCGATCAAACCAATCGATCACACTCCGCGTGTGATCGTAACGCGCCATTTGATGCCCTCGGTTGAGACACGGATGGGTGAATTGTTTGAAGCCGAGTTCAACAGTAGCGACACACCCTTGACCCGCGAACAACTGATTTCGGCAATGCAAAGAGCGGATGTTCTGGTGCCAGCAGTCACAGACCGGATTGATGCCGATATGATCGCGCAGGCTGGCGATCAATTGAAGCTGATCGCTAGTTTCGGTTCGGGCACGGATCATATTGACCTTGAGGCCGCTCGGGCGGCCAAGATCATTGTAACCAATACCCCCGGCGTTTTCACGGATGATACCGCCGATATAGCTATGGCCGGGATCATCGGTGTCCCAAGGCGAATCCGCGAAGGCGTTGGCCTGGTGCGCAGCGGCAAATGGACCGGATGGGCGCCATCCGGCATGCTTGGCCGCAAGCTGGGCGGCAAAGTGCTTGGGATAATCGGCATGGGCCGGATTGGACAGGCAGTTGCGCACCGTGCGCGCGCCTTTGGCATGGAAATCGCCTATTACAATCGCAAACCCATGCCCGAAGCTGTCGAGCGCATGCTGGCCGCACGTTATGTGCCGGATATAGATACACTGGTCGCCGAAGCGGATATCCTGACCCTGCATTGCCCGATGACAGAGGACACGCGCGGTATGATCGATGCCAGGCGCATCGCGATGATGAAACCGGGCTCCTCGATCATCAACACTGCGCGCGGTGAACTGATCGATCAGGAGGCACTGATATCAGCACTGGAAAGCGGGCATCTGGCTGGGGCAGGACTCGATGTGTACCCCGATGAGCCCAATGTTGATCGGCGCTTGCTCAAGATCCCCAACGTTATGACATTGCCGCATATTGGCAGCGCAACCGCTGAAGGTCGCGAAGCTTCCGGTGAGAAGGTCATTGCTAATATCCGCTTCTGGATGGACGGACACCGCCCCCCGGATCAGGTGCTAATCGGCTTATAA
- a CDS encoding coniferyl aldehyde dehydrogenase, whose translation MADDLRQEQERILKLQRSAFTQSRPEPMSMRKDRIKRAMALIKENGEDLAKTMSADFGSRSIQQSMITDIAATVGAGKHALKNMDKWARVEKRPVQFPLGLLGAKAEVRYEPKGVIGILSPWNFPVNLAFAPLMQVFAAGNRAMIKPSEFTERTSLLMKELVKEYFTEDELAVITGGPEVAAAFSSLPFDHLVFTGSTPTGRRVMEAASANLVPVTLELGGKSPVFMGRSADFAKAGERIALGKMMNAGQICLSPDYMYVPHDKEEEAIAGVTQGVHNMYPTLLENDDYASIVSDRHFERLQGLVEDARDKGADVIEVNPGGEDFSNANQRKMPLNILRNVTDEMAVMQEEIFGPLLPVKTYSQIDEAVDYVNEHDRPLGLYYFGQDKAEQERVLTKTISGGVTTNDVIFHVSMEDLPFGGVGPSGMGSYHAIEGFREFSHARAVYHQPKIDIAKLGGFKPPYGKATDKAIAQMMK comes from the coding sequence ATGGCTGACGATCTTCGCCAAGAGCAGGAACGTATCCTCAAGCTGCAGCGATCTGCATTCACTCAGTCGCGTCCAGAGCCGATGAGCATGCGCAAGGACCGCATCAAGCGGGCTATGGCGCTGATCAAGGAGAATGGCGAAGATCTGGCCAAAACCATGAGCGCAGATTTCGGTAGCCGAAGCATCCAACAGTCGATGATCACAGACATTGCAGCGACAGTTGGCGCAGGCAAGCATGCGCTGAAGAATATGGACAAATGGGCGCGCGTCGAGAAACGTCCGGTGCAATTCCCATTGGGTCTCCTCGGCGCGAAAGCCGAAGTGCGTTATGAGCCAAAGGGTGTAATTGGCATCCTGAGCCCGTGGAATTTCCCGGTCAATCTGGCCTTCGCTCCGCTGATGCAGGTATTTGCCGCGGGCAACCGCGCTATGATCAAGCCGAGCGAATTTACCGAGCGTACCTCACTGCTGATGAAAGAATTGGTGAAGGAGTATTTCACCGAGGATGAGCTGGCAGTGATCACCGGTGGTCCGGAAGTGGCCGCCGCGTTCTCGTCGCTCCCATTTGATCACCTTGTTTTCACAGGCTCGACGCCAACCGGCCGCCGCGTGATGGAGGCAGCTTCTGCCAATCTGGTGCCGGTAACGCTTGAGCTAGGCGGCAAATCGCCCGTGTTCATGGGGCGCAGCGCAGATTTTGCCAAAGCTGGTGAACGTATTGCGCTGGGCAAGATGATGAATGCTGGCCAGATCTGCCTCTCACCTGATTACATGTATGTCCCTCATGACAAGGAAGAAGAGGCTATCGCAGGCGTCACCCAGGGTGTGCACAACATGTATCCGACGCTGCTTGAGAATGATGACTACGCTTCGATCGTAAGCGACCGTCATTTCGAACGTTTGCAAGGACTGGTTGAGGATGCGCGCGACAAGGGTGCAGATGTGATCGAAGTCAATCCGGGTGGGGAAGATTTCTCCAACGCGAATCAGCGCAAAATGCCGCTCAACATTCTACGCAATGTCACAGATGAAATGGCAGTGATGCAGGAAGAGATTTTCGGTCCGCTGCTGCCAGTCAAGACCTACAGCCAGATCGACGAGGCGGTTGATTATGTGAACGAGCATGATCGCCCGCTGGGTCTATATTACTTCGGCCAGGACAAGGCGGAGCAGGAACGCGTGCTCACTAAAACGATCTCCGGCGGTGTGACGACCAATGACGTGATCTTCCACGTTTCCATGGAGGACCTTCCGTTCGGCGGGGTAGGACCATCGGGCATGGGCAGTTACCATGCGATCGAGGGCTTCCGTGAATTCAGCCACGCCCGTGCAGTCTATCACCAACCCAAGATCGATATTGCCAAGCTAGGCGGGTTCAAGCCGCCTTATGGTAAGGCAACAGACAAGGCCATTGCCCAAATGATGAAGTGA
- a CDS encoding NuoB/complex I 20 kDa subunit family protein → MMPTAKGGEVRTPDKDYFEALQTEVNDKGFLVASTEDVFQWARTGSLWWMTFGLACCAVEMIHANMPRYDMERFGAAPRASPRQSDLMIVAGTLCNKMAPALRKVYDQMSDPKYVISMGSCANGGGYYHYSYSVVRGCDRIVPVDIYVPGCPPTAEALLYGVMQLQRKIRRAGTIER, encoded by the coding sequence ATGATGCCAACGGCCAAGGGCGGCGAGGTACGCACGCCTGACAAGGATTACTTCGAGGCGCTGCAAACCGAGGTAAATGACAAGGGCTTCCTGGTAGCCTCGACCGAGGACGTGTTCCAATGGGCACGCACTGGTTCGCTGTGGTGGATGACATTCGGCCTGGCGTGTTGCGCGGTGGAGATGATCCACGCGAATATGCCGCGCTATGACATGGAGCGTTTCGGCGCTGCGCCGCGCGCATCCCCGCGCCAGTCAGACCTGATGATAGTCGCGGGCACGCTGTGCAACAAGATGGCGCCTGCACTGCGTAAAGTTTACGATCAGATGTCTGATCCGAAATATGTGATCAGCATGGGTAGCTGCGCCAATGGCGGGGGCTATTACCACTATTCCTACAGCGTCGTTCGCGGGTGTGACCGGATTGTGCCGGTCGATATCTATGTGCCGGGCTGCCCGCCAACCGCAGAGGCGCTGCTCTATGGCGTGATGCAGTTGCAGCGGAAAATCCGCCGCGCAGGGACGATTGAGCGATGA
- a CDS encoding NADH-quinone oxidoreductase subunit D, with protein MSVQLEQSPTTGDEVITNYTINFGPQHPAAHGVLRMVMELDGEVIERIDPHVGLLHRGTEKLIEHKTYLQALPYFDRLDYCSPLAQEYSYVLAIEKLINLEVPERAQYLRVLFAELTRICNHMLNMGAHILDVGAFTPNLWIMDLREDCLNFFERASGARMHMAWFRPGGVHQDVPEKLLVDIGEWLDGRFFPLFEDAMSLVMDNRIFKQRNVDIAVVSREDAIAWGFSGPMIRAAGVPWDLRKSQPYDVYDRMEFDIPVGTNSDCYDRFMVRVKEIYESAKIIKQCLADMPEGPIASDDGKVSPPKRGEMKQSMEALIHHFKLYTEGFHVPEGEVYVATESPKGEFGVYLVSDGTNRPYRCKIRPTAFSHLQAMDFMSKGHMLPDATAILGAIDVVFGECDR; from the coding sequence ATGAGCGTCCAACTCGAACAGTCGCCCACCACCGGTGATGAAGTCATCACCAATTACACGATCAATTTCGGGCCTCAGCACCCTGCGGCACACGGCGTGCTGCGCATGGTTATGGAGCTGGACGGCGAAGTGATCGAGCGGATCGACCCGCATGTCGGCCTGCTCCACCGCGGCACCGAGAAGCTGATCGAGCACAAGACCTATCTGCAGGCCCTGCCGTATTTTGACCGGCTCGATTACTGCTCTCCACTGGCACAGGAATACAGCTACGTTCTGGCAATCGAGAAGCTGATCAATCTGGAGGTGCCGGAGCGGGCGCAATATCTGCGCGTGCTGTTTGCCGAGCTTACCCGCATCTGCAACCACATGCTCAATATGGGCGCGCACATACTGGATGTGGGTGCGTTCACGCCGAACCTGTGGATCATGGATCTGCGCGAAGATTGCCTGAACTTCTTCGAGCGCGCGTCTGGCGCACGGATGCACATGGCATGGTTCCGCCCGGGTGGCGTGCATCAGGATGTGCCGGAAAAGCTGCTGGTTGATATTGGCGAATGGCTCGACGGGCGTTTCTTCCCGTTATTTGAAGACGCAATGAGCCTGGTGATGGACAACCGCATTTTCAAACAGCGCAATGTCGATATCGCCGTGGTCAGCCGCGAAGACGCTATTGCCTGGGGCTTTAGCGGCCCGATGATCCGCGCGGCGGGTGTGCCGTGGGATCTACGCAAGTCGCAGCCGTATGATGTCTATGACCGGATGGAATTCGACATTCCCGTCGGCACCAATTCGGATTGCTATGACCGCTTCATGGTGCGCGTGAAGGAGATTTACGAAAGCGCCAAGATCATCAAGCAATGTCTCGCAGATATGCCCGAGGGGCCGATTGCGAGCGATGACGGCAAGGTTTCACCGCCGAAGCGCGGCGAGATGAAGCAATCGATGGAAGCGCTTATCCACCACTTCAAGCTCTATACAGAGGGCTTCCATGTGCCCGAAGGCGAAGTTTATGTCGCGACCGAAAGCCCGAAGGGCGAGTTCGGCGTTTATCTCGTCAGCGATGGCACTAATCGGCCATACCGCTGCAAGATCCGCCCGACGGCATTCTCGCACCTGCAGGCAATGGACTTCATGAGCAAGGGCCACATGCTGCCTGACGCGACCGCCATTCTCGGCGCAATCGATGTCGTATTCGGGGAGTGTGACCGCTAA
- a CDS encoding YncE family protein, with product MLRTFVAAITLGLAAPALAGEGHEWRPVDEATGQIRDMEGLEQLARDFPDSGTVRLRMLQPLLAAGEVEKVMRVLEWLYERGYVFSDVAQEQIPRLLEGVDPGRIAERLRGEAEVIEASEVVATAPAEAGLVEDVTPLANGEGVVVTSVSEKSLYGPGPVGNWIALTLPKANDLSGLATDADHRVGWVALENIDGSKDVRALFTGLMGLTGNLDSTIYIEAPDGATVSEHMAADGKLFAGDPQGGGVYTATADDEELQTLVSSGTFRSPQGLATSEDNTKLFVSDYRYGIAIIDLETRDVSRLASDIPVILDGVDGLWRYGSKLIAVQNGTSPMRISAFELSEDGTRVISHRVLEQAHSEWTELLSGSIDSDALIYVGNGQWDRYIEGELKEGMEALPTQIRRLPLASPAQ from the coding sequence ATGCTGCGCACGTTTGTTGCAGCAATCACGCTCGGTCTAGCGGCACCTGCTTTGGCAGGGGAGGGACACGAATGGCGCCCGGTTGACGAGGCCACCGGCCAGATCCGGGATATGGAGGGCTTGGAGCAGCTCGCACGCGATTTTCCCGATAGCGGGACGGTGCGGCTGCGCATGCTTCAGCCGTTGCTCGCGGCGGGTGAGGTCGAGAAAGTCATGCGGGTACTCGAGTGGCTCTATGAGCGCGGCTATGTGTTCAGCGATGTCGCGCAGGAGCAAATCCCGAGGCTGCTTGAAGGCGTTGATCCGGGACGCATTGCGGAGCGCTTGCGCGGCGAAGCCGAAGTAATTGAAGCGAGCGAGGTTGTGGCGACCGCTCCGGCCGAGGCGGGTTTGGTAGAAGATGTTACGCCCCTTGCAAATGGCGAGGGTGTAGTGGTGACTTCGGTAAGCGAGAAATCTCTTTATGGCCCTGGACCGGTCGGAAATTGGATTGCTCTGACATTACCGAAGGCAAATGACCTGTCAGGTCTTGCAACAGACGCAGATCACAGGGTTGGATGGGTTGCGTTGGAAAACATCGATGGTTCGAAAGACGTGCGAGCCCTATTCACCGGCCTGATGGGACTTACGGGTAATCTCGACAGTACGATCTACATTGAGGCTCCAGACGGCGCCACGGTATCGGAACATATGGCGGCCGATGGCAAGCTGTTCGCCGGTGACCCGCAAGGTGGTGGTGTTTACACGGCGACCGCAGATGACGAGGAACTCCAGACACTAGTCTCCTCCGGGACATTTCGTTCCCCGCAAGGTCTCGCGACCAGCGAAGACAACACAAAGCTCTTCGTCAGCGATTATCGCTATGGCATTGCGATTATCGATCTGGAAACGCGCGACGTTTCGCGGCTCGCGAGCGATATCCCGGTTATCCTTGATGGGGTCGATGGGTTGTGGCGCTACGGAAGCAAATTGATCGCGGTGCAAAACGGTACATCGCCGATGCGCATCTCCGCCTTCGAACTATCCGAGGACGGCACGCGCGTAATCAGCCATCGTGTGCTTGAACAGGCGCATTCGGAGTGGACCGAGCTATTGTCCGGCAGCATCGACAGCGATGCCTTGATCTACGTCGGCAATGGTCAGTGGGACCGCTATATCGAAGGCGAGTTGAAAGAAGGCATGGAGGCACTGCCTACTCAAATCCGTCGCCTGCCGCTCGCATCCCCGGCGCAGTAA
- a CDS encoding thiolase family protein: MSQFSATDPVVILSYARTPMGGMQGALADVSATDLGATAVKAAVERSGVAPDKFDRSYIGCVLPAGLGQAPARQATLKAGLPRSVQATTVNKVCGSGMQTVIMGAEALASGTIDYVIAGGMESMTNAPYLLQKHRSGARIGHDTAYDHMFLDGLEDAYDAGRAMGTFAQDTADEYQLTREDMDGYSIESLRRANEAIASGAFADEVVPVTFATRKGEVTVDTDEQPGRGMPEKIPTLRPAFAKDGTITAATSSSISDGAAAVVLTRESVAKENGQEPVAKIVALAAHAQEPKDFTVAPVGAITKVLERAGWTTDDVDLWEVNEAFACVAMFAMRDIGIPHEKINVNGGATALGHPIGASGTRIIVTLLNALKKQGKKRGVASLCIGGGEATAIAIELA; the protein is encoded by the coding sequence ATGTCCCAGTTTTCCGCCACCGACCCCGTCGTCATCCTAAGCTACGCCCGCACACCGATGGGCGGCATGCAAGGCGCATTAGCCGATGTGTCTGCAACCGACCTCGGCGCAACTGCAGTCAAAGCGGCTGTCGAGCGCTCTGGTGTTGCTCCTGACAAATTTGACCGGTCCTATATAGGCTGCGTTCTGCCGGCTGGTCTGGGTCAGGCCCCTGCCCGTCAAGCAACCCTGAAAGCAGGTCTGCCAAGGTCGGTGCAGGCTACCACGGTCAATAAAGTATGCGGCAGCGGGATGCAGACCGTGATCATGGGTGCAGAAGCGCTGGCCAGTGGTACAATCGATTATGTCATCGCTGGCGGCATGGAGAGCATGACCAACGCTCCGTATTTGCTGCAAAAGCACCGCTCGGGCGCACGCATCGGTCATGACACCGCGTATGACCACATGTTCCTGGATGGCTTGGAAGATGCCTATGACGCGGGCCGCGCAATGGGCACCTTCGCTCAGGATACTGCAGACGAGTACCAGCTGACCCGCGAAGACATGGACGGCTATTCAATTGAATCGCTCCGCCGCGCGAACGAAGCGATTGCATCAGGCGCATTCGCTGATGAAGTTGTCCCGGTCACTTTCGCCACCCGCAAAGGCGAAGTAACCGTCGACACGGACGAACAGCCTGGCCGCGGTATGCCGGAGAAAATCCCGACGCTGCGCCCCGCGTTTGCCAAGGACGGCACGATCACGGCGGCTACCTCCAGCTCGATCTCAGACGGCGCTGCTGCAGTTGTTCTCACTCGTGAAAGCGTGGCCAAGGAAAACGGGCAGGAGCCAGTGGCAAAGATCGTGGCGCTCGCTGCTCACGCGCAAGAGCCGAAGGACTTCACCGTCGCTCCGGTTGGCGCGATCACCAAAGTGCTTGAGCGCGCTGGCTGGACAACCGACGATGTTGACCTGTGGGAAGTCAACGAAGCCTTCGCATGCGTCGCCATGTTCGCGATGCGCGACATCGGCATCCCGCATGAGAAGATCAATGTGAACGGCGGCGCAACTGCGCTTGGCCACCCGATCGGTGCATCGGGCACACGTATTATCGTAACGCTGCTTAATGCGCTTAAGAAGCAGGGCAAAAAACGTGGTGTTGCCTCGCTCTGCATTGGCGGCGGTGAAGCAACAGCTATCGCCATTGAGCTCGCATAA
- the nuoE gene encoding NADH-quinone oxidoreductase subunit NuoE: MADRTPAPDNPELRERWGNFSFTDANRKKADWHIAKYPEGRQKSAVMPLLDLAQRQVGEETDTQGWLPLPVIEYVADYLDMPVIRVLEVATFYFMYNMKPVGKYHVQVCGTTPCMLRGSDGLFETCKKRGMKKGQVSKDGLWTLTEVECMGNCATAPMVQINDDNYEDLTPERLDAVLDALAKGEQPKTGTQEPGRHTSEPANALSNLKEMVTENHDYRGDW, translated from the coding sequence ATGGCTGACCGTACTCCCGCACCCGACAACCCCGAACTGCGTGAGCGCTGGGGCAATTTCTCTTTCACCGACGCAAACCGCAAGAAAGCTGATTGGCACATCGCGAAGTATCCGGAAGGTCGCCAGAAATCGGCGGTGATGCCGCTGCTCGATCTGGCTCAGCGTCAGGTTGGCGAAGAAACCGATACGCAGGGCTGGCTGCCGCTGCCGGTGATCGAATATGTCGCCGACTATCTCGACATGCCGGTGATCCGCGTGCTCGAAGTCGCGACCTTTTACTTCATGTACAATATGAAGCCGGTCGGCAAATATCACGTGCAGGTTTGCGGCACGACGCCGTGCATGCTGCGTGGCTCGGATGGCCTGTTCGAGACCTGCAAGAAACGCGGCATGAAGAAGGGCCAAGTGTCCAAAGATGGCCTTTGGACGCTAACCGAGGTTGAATGCATGGGCAATTGCGCGACCGCGCCAATGGTCCAGATCAATGATGACAATTACGAAGATTTGACGCCAGAGCGTCTCGATGCGGTGCTCGATGCGCTGGCCAAGGGTGAGCAGCCCAAAACTGGCACGCAAGAACCCGGCCGCCACACGTCAGAGCCTGCGAACGCCCTAAGTAATCTGAAAGAGATGGTCACCGAGAACCACGATTACAGGGGGGATTGGTGA
- a CDS encoding nuclear transport factor 2 family protein: MDEFTAQIEALDHQFMRSWMNRDRNGMKSLATGDFVFLLGAQTSAILDRPSWLEAATTRFQLSAYRFKDLYVRRHKKMAVFAARMSVEARIGTEKLEGDVWITDLWQRGRLRRK, from the coding sequence ATGGACGAATTTACCGCACAGATTGAAGCGCTCGATCACCAATTCATGCGCAGCTGGATGAACCGCGATCGCAATGGCATGAAATCGCTCGCCACTGGCGATTTTGTGTTCCTGCTGGGCGCACAGACTTCCGCGATTCTGGACCGGCCCAGCTGGCTGGAAGCGGCAACCACGCGTTTTCAGCTGTCTGCATATCGTTTCAAGGACCTGTACGTCCGCCGTCATAAGAAGATGGCGGTCTTTGCAGCGCGCATGTCGGTCGAAGCACGCATCGGCACAGAAAAGCTGGAAGGTGACGTGTGGATTACGGACCTTTGGCAGCGAGGCCGCCTGCGCCGCAAATAA
- a CDS encoding SH3 domain-containing protein, whose translation MRLYGIGMRWLLSILVFTIGLGAFSPTVAQDNEVPYWASIASSEVRMRVGPSRDFPIQWVYKRRGLPIKVVRVQESWRLVEDPDGTRGWMASSLLSRERTALVIGEGLVAMHDAASDQANLKWNVEPGVVGKLGACESGWCEFDVEGRAGWAPESRLWGTGAP comes from the coding sequence ATGAGGCTGTATGGAATCGGCATGCGCTGGCTTCTGTCCATTCTTGTGTTCACAATTGGGCTGGGTGCATTCAGTCCGACTGTCGCGCAGGATAACGAAGTGCCGTATTGGGCCTCAATCGCATCATCCGAAGTGCGGATGCGGGTAGGGCCAAGCCGCGATTTTCCGATCCAGTGGGTCTACAAGCGACGCGGTCTGCCGATTAAGGTTGTCCGTGTGCAGGAAAGTTGGCGCCTGGTTGAAGACCCAGACGGTACGCGGGGCTGGATGGCCTCAAGCTTGTTGAGCCGAGAGCGAACAGCGCTGGTGATTGGCGAAGGCCTTGTCGCGATGCACGACGCGGCTTCCGACCAAGCCAATCTCAAATGGAATGTCGAACCGGGTGTGGTCGGCAAACTTGGTGCCTGCGAATCAGGCTGGTGCGAGTTTGATGTTGAAGGACGCGCTGGCTGGGCTCCGGAAAGCCGGCTCTGGGGAACCGGAGCGCCCTAA
- a CDS encoding NADH-quinone oxidoreductase subunit A, which produces MVDLSQYLPILIFIFIALGLSVAFVFLPMGVSRLTGAHNPDAEKLSEYECGFPAFDDARSQFDVRFYLVAISFIIFDLEAAFLFPWAVSLGETGWTGWIGMMVFLGILAIGLAYEWKKGALDWE; this is translated from the coding sequence GTGGTCGATCTTTCACAGTATCTGCCGATACTGATCTTCATCTTCATCGCGCTCGGATTGTCCGTGGCGTTTGTGTTCCTGCCCATGGGCGTTTCGCGTCTGACCGGGGCACACAATCCCGATGCGGAGAAGCTGAGCGAATATGAATGCGGATTTCCTGCGTTTGATGACGCGCGCAGCCAGTTTGACGTTCGCTTTTATCTCGTCGCAATCAGCTTCATCATCTTCGATTTGGAAGCGGCCTTCCTGTTCCCATGGGCGGTAAGCCTGGGTGAAACCGGTTGGACCGGTTGGATCGGCATGATGGTATTTCTTGGCATTCTGGCGATAGGCCTCGCCTATGAGTGGAAGAAGGGAGCTCTGGACTGGGAATGA
- the nuoF gene encoding NADH-quinone oxidoreductase subunit NuoF, whose translation MLADKDRIFTNVYGFQPWNLPAAQKRGDWDNTKKLLERGQEAIIEEIKDSGLRGRGGAGFPTGLKWSFMPKESKDGRPSFLVINADESEPGSCKDREIIRHDPHKLIEGALVAGFAMRARAAYIYIRGEYIREAETLQAAVDEAYDAGLIGKNASGSGYDFDVFMHRGAGAYICGEETAMIESLEGKKGQPRLKPPFPAGAGLYGCPTTVNNVESIAVVPTILRRGASWFNSFGRENNKGTKLFQISGHVERPCVVEEAMSIPFKELIEKHCGGITGGWDNLLAVIPGGSSVPLVPAKEIMDAPMDFDGLRELGSGLGTAAVIVMDKSTDIVGAISRLSYFYKHESCGQCTPCREGTGWMWRMMERLRTGDAAIEEIDMLQQVTKQVEGHTICALGDAAAWPIQGLIRHFRPELERRIHEHNAKFQEAAE comes from the coding sequence ATGCTGGCTGATAAGGATCGCATCTTTACCAATGTCTACGGGTTCCAGCCGTGGAACCTGCCTGCTGCGCAAAAGCGCGGCGATTGGGACAATACGAAGAAACTGCTCGAGCGCGGGCAAGAAGCAATCATCGAGGAAATCAAGGACTCCGGCCTGCGCGGTCGGGGCGGGGCGGGTTTCCCTACCGGCCTCAAATGGTCCTTCATGCCGAAGGAAAGCAAGGACGGTCGTCCGAGCTTCCTCGTCATCAATGCTGACGAATCCGAGCCGGGTTCGTGCAAAGACCGCGAGATCATCCGCCACGATCCGCACAAGCTGATCGAAGGCGCGCTGGTTGCCGGTTTCGCTATGCGCGCGCGTGCGGCGTACATTTACATTCGCGGCGAGTATATCCGCGAAGCCGAAACGCTGCAGGCGGCGGTTGACGAAGCCTATGACGCGGGCCTTATCGGCAAAAACGCCAGCGGCTCTGGCTATGACTTCGATGTATTCATGCATCGCGGTGCGGGCGCCTATATCTGCGGTGAAGAAACCGCGATGATCGAAAGCCTTGAGGGCAAGAAGGGTCAACCGCGCCTGAAGCCGCCATTCCCGGCAGGCGCAGGCCTCTATGGCTGCCCGACCACGGTCAACAATGTCGAAAGCATTGCGGTAGTGCCCACGATCCTGCGTCGCGGCGCAAGCTGGTTCAACAGCTTCGGGCGCGAGAACAACAAAGGCACCAAGCTGTTCCAGATCAGCGGGCATGTCGAAAGGCCCTGCGTGGTCGAAGAAGCGATGAGCATTCCGTTCAAGGAGCTGATTGAGAAGCATTGCGGCGGCATCACTGGCGGTTGGGACAATTTGCTGGCGGTGATTCCGGGTGGTTCCTCGGTCCCATTGGTTCCTGCGAAGGAAATTATGGACGCACCGATGGACTTTGACGGTTTGCGTGAACTTGGCTCCGGCTTGGGTACGGCCGCCGTTATCGTCATGGACAAATCGACCGATATCGTCGGTGCAATCAGCCGCTTGAGCTATTTCTACAAGCACGAAAGCTGCGGCCAGTGCACCCCGTGTCGCGAGGGCACAGGCTGGATGTGGCGGATGATGGAGCGCCTGCGCACCGGCGATGCAGCGATCGAGGAAATCGATATGCTGCAGCAGGTCACCAAACAGGTTGAAGGCCACACCATCTGCGCGCTGGGCGATGCAGCGGCATGGCCGATCCAGGGTCTGATCCGCCATTTCCGCCCAGAGCTGGAGCGCCGGATCCACGAGCATAATGCGAAGTTCCAGGAGGCCGCTGAGTAA